CATGATGGTGGTGGCGGTCGTGGGGGCGGCGACGGCGATCTTCTCGGCCACCATCGGCATCTGCCAGAACGACATCAAGCGGGTGCTGGCGTACTCGACCGTTTCGCAGCTCGGGTACATGTTCCTGGCGTGCGGCGTGGGGGCGTTCACCGCCGGGATCTTCCACCTGATGACCCACGCCTTCTTCAAGGCGCTCCTCTTCCTCGGCTCCGGCTCGGTGATCCACGCCCTCTCCGGCGAGCAGGACATGCGGAAGATGGGGGGCCTGAAGAAGTACATCCCGGTCACGTACGCGACCATGTTCGTCGCCACCCTCGCGATCGCGGGGATCCCCGGCCTCTCCGGCTTTTTCTCCAAGGACGAGATCCTTTGGCAGTCGTTCTCGTCGTCCCACGGCAGCCCGGTCCTCTGGGCGGCGGCGGCCGTGGCGGCCGGAATCACCGCGTTCTACATGTTCCGGCTGGTCTTTTTGACCTTCTACGGCGGCTCGCGGATGGACCCCGAGGTGGAAAAGCACGTCCACGAGTCCCCGTGGACGATGACGGTTCCCCTGTCGATCCTGGCGGTCCTCTCGGTGGCAGGCGGTTGGATCGGCATCCCGGCGGTGCTGGGCGGGAGCAACTATTTCGAGCACTGGCTGGCCCCGGTCTTCCACCCGGCCGCGGCCGCGGGCGCCCACGGCGCGGCGGCGGGGGCGGCGCACGGGGCGGAAGGAGCGGCCCACCACCCGGCGGCCCTGGAGATCGGGCTGATGGGGCTGTCGGTGGCGATCGCGCTGTGCGGGATCGGTCTCGCGTACTTCCTCTACCGCGTCCGGACCGAAAAGCCGGCCGAGATCATGAAGAGCTGGCCCAACCTCCACAAGCTCGTCTACAACAAGTATTACGTAGACGAATTCTACGAGTGGGCGGTCGTGCAAAGGATCGTCAACGGCTCCGTCTGGCTGTGGGAGATGTTCGACGCCCTGTTCATCGACGGCATCGTGAACGGCGTCGCCGACCTGACCCGAGCGGCGGGCGGCCGGGTGCGGCGGATCCAGGCCGGGGTCGTCGGAGGGTACGCCTTCTCGCTCCTGCTGGGCGCGGTCCTCATCGTCGGGTACATCCTCTTCCGGAGCCTCGGGTCATGACCGGCGTCCCGTTCCTCGACCAGCACCTGCTCTCCGTCCTCATCGGCCTCCCGCTGGTCGGCGCGGCGCTGCTCCTGTTCTTCCCGCGGGACGGCAAGCCCGCCATCCGCGCGTTCACGCTGGCGGTCACGCTTCTCGAGTTCCTCCTCTCCCTCCCCGTGGTGGCCCGGTTCGACAGCGGCACCGCGGCGATGCAGCTGGTGGAGCGGGCCCCGTGGCTGCCGCAGTACGGGATCGCGTACCAGGTGGGCGTGGACGGCATCTCGCTGTGGCTCCTGATGCTCACCACCTTCATCATGCCGATCGCGATCCTGTCGACCTGGGCCGCCGTCGAGAAGCACGTGAAGGAGTTCATGGTCTTCATGCTGGTCCTGGAAACCGCGATGGTCGGGGTGTTCGTGGCGACCGACCTGTTCCTCTTCTACATCTTCTGGGAGCTGGTCCTCATCCCGATGTACTTCCTGATCGGGGTGTGGGGCGGCGAACGGCGGATCTACGCGGCGATCAAGTTCTTCCTGTACACCTTCGTCGGGTCGGTCCTGATGCTGGTCGCGATCCTCGTCCTCTACTTCCACCACTACGCGGTCACCGGGAGCTACACCACCGACCTGCTGAAGCTGTACGAGCTCGCGATCCCGCTGAAGATGCAGTTCTGGCTCTTCGGGGCGTTCTTCCTCGCCTTCGCCTTCAAGGTGCCGATGTTCCCGTTCCACACGTGGCTTCCCGACGCGCACGTCGAGGCGCCCACCGCGGGATCCGTCATCCTGGCGGCCGTCCTCCTGAAAATGGGCACGTACGGGTTCATCCGCTTCGCGATGGCGCTCTTCCCGGCGGCGGCGGCCGACTGGACTCCGTACATCGCGGGGCTCGCGGTGGTCGGGATCCTCTACGGGGCGCTGGTGGCGATGGTCCAGAAGGACGTGAAGAAGCTGGTCGCCTACTCCTCGGTGTCGCACCTCGGTTTCGTGATGCTCGGCCTGTTCGCGTACAACCTGCAGGGGATCGAGGGCGCCATCCTCCAGATGGTCAACCACGGCGTCTCCACGGGGGCGCTCTTCCTCATCGTCGGGATCATCTACGAGCGCCGGCACACGCGCCTGATCTCCGAGTTCGGGGGGCTGGCCAAGGTCGTCCCGGTCTTCACCCTCTGCTTCATGGTCGTCACCCTCTCCTCGGTCGGGCTTCCGGGCACGAACGGGTTCGTGGGGGAGTTCCTGATCCTGCTGGGCGCGTTCAAGGCCCACAAGGTGCTGACGGTGGTCGCCGCCCTGGGCGTCATCTTCGCCGCGGTCTACATGCTCTGGATGTTCCAGCGGGTGATGTACGGGAAGGTCACCAACGACGAGAACCTGCGCCTCACCGACATGAACGCGCGGGAGGTCGCCTACATGCTCCCGCTGCTCCTGTTCGTCTTCTGGATCGGCGTCTACCCGCAGCCGTTCCTCCGCAGGATGGACGCCTCGGTCAACGCCTTCGTGGCGCGCGTCGAGGCGAAGAAACAGGCGGCGCTGGCCGGCTCCCCTCCGGGGGAAACGCTCCTCGTCCGCTACTTCGACGCGGGGAAGTGAGGGAAGGATGGCGCCGATTCCCGTCGACGGCCCCGCGTTGATCCAGGGGCTCTACAGCATCCTCCCCGAGCTGGTGGTGATCGGGACGGCCATCGTCGTCCTGCTCGCCGACCTGTTCCTGGCCGACGACCGCAAGAAGCTGCTGTGCGGCATCGGCATCGTGGGCGTGGCGCTTTCGATGTTCGCGGCCCTGTCGCTGGGGTCCGGCCGGATCGAGGGGTTCTCCGGGATGATCGTACACGACGGGATGGGGCTCTTCTTCACGCTGACCATCCTCGCCGCCGCGCTCCTGACGCTGCTGATGGCGACCGGCTACTCCGAGTGGGAAGGGACGCAGAAGGGGGAGTTCTTCGCCCTGCTGCTGATCTCGACCGCCGGCATGCTCTTCATGGCGAAGGGGACGGACCTCATGACCGTCTTCCTGGGCCTCGAAACGCTGTCGATCCCCATCTACTGCCTGGTCGGGTTCCACCGGGACCGGATGAAGTCGCTCGAGGGGGCGATCAAATATTTCCTCCTCGGAGCGTTCGCCTCCGGGTTCCTCCTCTACGGGATCGCCCTGCTGTACTCGGTGACCGGCACCACGAAGATCGCCTCGATCGCGGCCATGGTGCGGGACGCCCGCCTGTACGAAAGCCCGGTGTTCCTCGCCGGGATGGGGCTGCTCGTGGTCGGGTTCGGCTTCAAGGTGTCGCTGGCGCCGTTCCACATGTGGACGCCCGACGCGTACGAGGGGGCGCCCACCCTGGTGACCGCCTTCATGGCCGCCGCGGTGAAGGCCGCCGCGTTCGCCGCGCTGATCCGCGTGTCGCTTCTCACCTTCCCCGCGCTCTCCCCGGTGATGGCGAACGTGCTGTGGGCGCTGGCGTTCCTCACGATGTCGGTCGGGAACTTCTCCGCGCTGCTGCAGGACAACGTCAAGCGGATGCTCGCCTACTCGTCGATCGCCCACGCGGGGTACATCCTGGTGGGGCTGGTCGCCGGCGACGTCGCGGGCGGCCAGGCGGCCCTGTTCTACCTGCTGGTGTACGCCCTGATGAACCTGGGCGCCTTCGGCGTGATCATGCTCGTCGCGCAGGGGGAGGACGACGCGTACGACATCGGCAACTTCGCCGGGATCGGATTCCGGTACCCGGTCCTGGGCGCCCTCCTCACCCTGTTCCTGGTCTCGCTGGCCGGCATCCCGCCCACCGCCGGCTTCGTCGGCAAATTCTACCTGTTCAGCTCCGCGGTGAAGAACGGCTACGTCGGCCTCGCCGTCCTCGGCGTGCTGAACAGCGCCGTTTCGATCTACTACTACCTGCGGCTGGTCGTCTACATGTACATGATGCCGGCCCCGGGCGAGATCCCGGTTCCCCGTCCCCCGCGCACGGCGTTCTCCATCGCCCTGTGCGCCTCCGCGGCGGCGGTCCTGGTCCTCGGAATCGTCCCCCGCTCCATGCTCGAGTTCGCCGAACGGTCCATCCTCTCCCTGCTGATGTAACGGGGCGGCCCCTCCAGCGGTTCCGGCGGCGGGAGCCGCCAGCTATACCCCGTGCCCATGCCATCCAAGGCGCGTGGAGTAGTTCCACCACTCCTTTCGGGGAACCGATTTCCCGAGGTCCTCTTCGATCCGTACGGGGTCATTCGATGCGGTCCACCCGATGCGAAACGACACCCGTGCGACATGCGTGTCCACGTATAATGGGTTCCTTTCGCCGGGAAAGCGGGACCGGATCGATATCGACTCCGTTTGCGGAAAAGCCAGGCGATGACGTATGGTTTCATTATCCATCGGGTATCGAGGAGGAAACGGATGAAGAAAATCATCGCGATGTCCACGTTGATCCTGACCCTGCTGTCGGCCGGGGCGGCATTCGCCGAATTGACCCGGCTGGCGGATGACGTCTTCTCTTACGTCGGCGTCCAGGACGCCTCCGCCGCCCACAGCTTCGCCGCCAATGCCGGGATCGTCATCGGCCGCGACGGCGTCCTGGTGGTCGATACCCTGATCTCCGCGAAGGAGGGGGAGCGTTTCCTGGCCGACATCCGCAAGGTGACGGACAAGCCGATCCGGTACGTGGTGAACACCCACACTCACCTGGATCACGCGCTCGGCAACTGCGTGTTCGCCCGTCTCGGCGCTGCCGTGATCTCGCACGACGCCGACCGGGCATCCCTGGCGAAGAACGGCGCCGAGATCCTGAAGAACGCCGGTGCCTACGGCCTGAAGCCGGAAGACATGGCCGGCACCGCGATCGCGGTGCCGACGCTCTCCTTCAGCGAACGGCTCACCGTCGACCTGGGCGGAGTGGAGGTCCGGGTGATCCGCACCGCGTCCTCCCATACCCCGGGAAGCCTCGTGGTCCACGTCCCGTCCCGAAGGCTGCTCTTCGCCGGCGATATCCTGTTCACGGATTTCCATCCCTATATAGCGGACGGCGACCTGCCCGGCTGGACCGGGACCATCGATGCGTTGCTGGATATGGATGTGGAGCGGATCGTCCCTGGCCACGGCCCGCTTTCCACGAAGAAGGACCTGCGGGAGATGAAGGAGTACCTGCTGCTCTTCGACGCCAGGGCGCGGGAGCTTGCGGCCTCTTCGAAGGACGAAAAGGCCGTCGCCGCGCAGCTCCTGACCATCCTCCCAAAGCGCTCCCTGGCCGAATGGATGGTCGGTTACAACGTGAAGAGCCGGTATCTGGGGAAACCGTAAGGCCGTCATGGATCGGGACGCAAACCGCCGCCGGTGCGCCTGGACCGGCGGCGACCCGCTGTACCGGGCCTACCACGACCGGGAATGGGGAGTGCCGGTCCACGACGACCGGCTCCTGTTCGAGTTCCTGGTCCTGGAGGGAGCCCAGGCCGGACTCTCTTGGCTCACGATCCTGAAAAAACGGGAGGCGTACCGCGCCGCCTTCTCCGGCTTCGACCCTGAAACGGTGGCCGGTTTCGGCCGTGCGAAGGTGGCGGAGCTCCTGGCCGATCCCGGCATCGTGCGCAACCGTCTGAAGGTGGAATCCGCCGTCGCCAACGCGCGCTCCTTTCTGGAAGTGCAGGAGGAGTTCGGATCCTTCGACGCCTACCAGTGGCGCTTCGTGGACGGCAGGCCGATCCGGAACGCGTGGAGGAGCATGGCGGAAGTGCCCTCCAGCACGCCCGTGTCTGACGCGATGAGCCGCGACCTGAAGCAACGCGGATTCCGTTTCGTGGGCAGCACCATCTGCTACGCTCACATGCAGGCGGTGGGCATGGTGAACGATCACATCGTGGATTGTTTCCGATGGCGGGAGGTCTCCCGGCCCGGGAGCGGGAAGAGACGCGATACGCGGCGCTGAGCAGCGAAAGTGACCACATTCATGCTATCCTGTGGCCACATCGGGTTTCTTGCCCGTGCGGGGACAGGGAGGGCGCGATGATCGCCGTCGGAGTCCGGGAATTGAAGGCCCGGCTGAGCAGCTACATAGGAATCGCCCGGGGCGGAGAAGAGGTCGTGGTGACGGCGCGCGGGCGGGAGGTGGCGGTTCTCGTTCCGATCACCAAGGAGCGGCTTGCCCTCAGGCGCCTTTCGGACGGCGGGGAGGCCCGGATGCCCCGGGGGAAACCGAAGGGCGCGCGCGGCGTGAAGGTGAAGGGGAGGCCGCTGGCCGAGACGGTGCTCGCGAGCCGCCGGTGATCCTGTTTCTCGACACCAGCGCGCTGGTGAAACTGTACGTCGAGGAGCCCCATTCGGGCGCCGTCAGGGAGTGGGTCGACGAGGCGGAGGTCGTCGCCGTCTGCCGGGTGGCGTATCCCGAGGCGATTTCCGCCTTGATCCGGAGGATGCGCGCGGGCGATCTTCCGAAGACCGGGTACGGGGTCGTCTTCCGGGCGTTGCGGCGGGACTGGGACCGGCTCGCCGTCGTCGATTTCCGGGAGGTCGAAGCGGGGCGGCTGGCCGCGAAATACGGGCTTCGGGGGTCCGACGCGATCCACCTTTCCTCGGCGATGACGATCGCTTCCGCCCCGGCCGGGCCGGACGTTCGTTTCTCCTCGTTCGATGCCGCCCTCAACCGCGCCGCGGCCGGCGAACGGCTGCAGCTCCTCGCCCCTGCCGGAACGGCCAGGTGAACTGCCCCTTCTGCAGGATCTCATCGATGCGGTCCGTCCCTTCGGCGGCGGGGGTGGAGATCGACCGGTGCCTTTCGTGCGGGACCGCGTGGTTCGACTTCGGGGAGATCCGGGAGCTGACGGAGGGCCGGTTCGCCGAAACGGAGAAGGCGGCCCCGGACGTCGCCGCGCCCGGGGGCTCCGGCTCCGCCCCGCGGGACCGGTTGTCGCGAGCTTGGAGGGAAGCCAAGGCGCTCTCCTGTCCGAAATGCTCCTCCGGCCTCTACGCCGCCGACTTCCAGTCCACAGGGATACCGGTCTTCCGTTGCGCGGGATGCGGGGGGATCCTCGTCCCGCGCAGCTCCGTCGGCGACCTTTCGGCGAAGATGCGGTTCCATCGCGACCACGCTTCGCTGTACCAGGCGCTCGGCGAGTCGCTGGCCGGCGAGGTCCGCGGGCGGCTCGACCGGGAAATGGGTCCCGACCTCGGCGCGAACGCGCCGGGGGAGGTTCCGACGCCCGTCCTGCCGGTCCTGGTTCCGCTGCGCGACGATGCCCCCTCTTCCGGCGCGCTTCCGCTGTCGACGCTGGTGCTCCTCGGGTTGACGATCGCCCTCCATTTCCTCTCGACGATCGGCGCGGGCGGCCTGGGAGAGATGCCTTCCCGGGTCGCGTTGCCGTCCGGGGCCGGTTTCGGCGGGATGCCGAAGTTCGTCCTGTGGCTCGCTCCGTTCTTCCACGGCGGGGTGGTGCCTCTGGGAGCGGGGTGCCTCTTCCTCTTCGTCCTGGGCGACAACGTGGAGGATCGAATGGGGAGCGTGAAGTTCCTGCTCTTCTACCTGTTCTGCGGGGCGGTCGCCGGAGCCGCGCACGTCCTGTGGGGAACGGCGGGGGCGCCCGCCGCGCTCGGATCGGCCGGGGCGGTCGCCGGGGTGCTCGGGGCGTACCTCGTCTTCTTCCCCGACGTCCCGATCTCGATGTACGGGATGGGGAAGGTCGTAGCGGTGCCGGCGTACCTCTTCGCCTGCGCATGGGTGGTCGCGGTGTTCCTCTGGGGGTGGGGGCCGGGTCCGCTGTCCGACCTTCTGAACCCGTCTCCTTACACGCTTCCGGGCCATCTCGCCGGA
The window above is part of the Deltaproteobacteria bacterium genome. Proteins encoded here:
- a CDS encoding type II toxin-antitoxin system VapC family toxin codes for the protein MILFLDTSALVKLYVEEPHSGAVREWVDEAEVVAVCRVAYPEAISALIRRMRAGDLPKTGYGVVFRALRRDWDRLAVVDFREVEAGRLAAKYGLRGSDAIHLSSAMTIASAPAGPDVRFSSFDAALNRAAAGERLQLLAPAGTAR
- a CDS encoding MBL fold metallo-hydrolase; this translates as MKKIIAMSTLILTLLSAGAAFAELTRLADDVFSYVGVQDASAAHSFAANAGIVIGRDGVLVVDTLISAKEGERFLADIRKVTDKPIRYVVNTHTHLDHALGNCVFARLGAAVISHDADRASLAKNGAEILKNAGAYGLKPEDMAGTAIAVPTLSFSERLTVDLGGVEVRVIRTASSHTPGSLVVHVPSRRLLFAGDILFTDFHPYIADGDLPGWTGTIDALLDMDVERIVPGHGPLSTKKDLREMKEYLLLFDARARELAASSKDEKAVAAQLLTILPKRSLAEWMVGYNVKSRYLGKP
- a CDS encoding DNA-3-methyladenine glycosylase I, with the translated sequence MDRDANRRRCAWTGGDPLYRAYHDREWGVPVHDDRLLFEFLVLEGAQAGLSWLTILKKREAYRAAFSGFDPETVAGFGRAKVAELLADPGIVRNRLKVESAVANARSFLEVQEEFGSFDAYQWRFVDGRPIRNAWRSMAEVPSSTPVSDAMSRDLKQRGFRFVGSTICYAHMQAVGMVNDHIVDCFRWREVSRPGSGKRRDTRR
- a CDS encoding rhomboid family intramembrane serine protease, producing the protein MRSVPSAAGVEIDRCLSCGTAWFDFGEIRELTEGRFAETEKAAPDVAAPGGSGSAPRDRLSRAWREAKALSCPKCSSGLYAADFQSTGIPVFRCAGCGGILVPRSSVGDLSAKMRFHRDHASLYQALGESLAGEVRGRLDREMGPDLGANAPGEVPTPVLPVLVPLRDDAPSSGALPLSTLVLLGLTIALHFLSTIGAGGLGEMPSRVALPSGAGFGGMPKFVLWLAPFFHGGVVPLGAGCLFLFVLGDNVEDRMGSVKFLLFYLFCGAVAGAAHVLWGTAGAPAALGSAGAVAGVLGAYLVFFPDVPISMYGMGKVVAVPAYLFACAWVVAVFLWGWGPGPLSDLLNPSPYTLPGHLAGFAAGAGAAVLCRSFE
- a CDS encoding type II toxin-antitoxin system prevent-host-death family antitoxin: MIAVGVRELKARLSSYIGIARGGEEVVVTARGREVAVLVPITKERLALRRLSDGGEARMPRGKPKGARGVKVKGRPLAETVLASRR
- a CDS encoding NADH-quinone oxidoreductase subunit N — translated: MAPIPVDGPALIQGLYSILPELVVIGTAIVVLLADLFLADDRKKLLCGIGIVGVALSMFAALSLGSGRIEGFSGMIVHDGMGLFFTLTILAAALLTLLMATGYSEWEGTQKGEFFALLLISTAGMLFMAKGTDLMTVFLGLETLSIPIYCLVGFHRDRMKSLEGAIKYFLLGAFASGFLLYGIALLYSVTGTTKIASIAAMVRDARLYESPVFLAGMGLLVVGFGFKVSLAPFHMWTPDAYEGAPTLVTAFMAAAVKAAAFAALIRVSLLTFPALSPVMANVLWALAFLTMSVGNFSALLQDNVKRMLAYSSIAHAGYILVGLVAGDVAGGQAALFYLLVYALMNLGAFGVIMLVAQGEDDAYDIGNFAGIGFRYPVLGALLTLFLVSLAGIPPTAGFVGKFYLFSSAVKNGYVGLAVLGVLNSAVSIYYYLRLVVYMYMMPAPGEIPVPRPPRTAFSIALCASAAAVLVLGIVPRSMLEFAERSILSLLM
- a CDS encoding NADH-quinone oxidoreductase subunit M; translated protein: MTGVPFLDQHLLSVLIGLPLVGAALLLFFPRDGKPAIRAFTLAVTLLEFLLSLPVVARFDSGTAAMQLVERAPWLPQYGIAYQVGVDGISLWLLMLTTFIMPIAILSTWAAVEKHVKEFMVFMLVLETAMVGVFVATDLFLFYIFWELVLIPMYFLIGVWGGERRIYAAIKFFLYTFVGSVLMLVAILVLYFHHYAVTGSYTTDLLKLYELAIPLKMQFWLFGAFFLAFAFKVPMFPFHTWLPDAHVEAPTAGSVILAAVLLKMGTYGFIRFAMALFPAAAADWTPYIAGLAVVGILYGALVAMVQKDVKKLVAYSSVSHLGFVMLGLFAYNLQGIEGAILQMVNHGVSTGALFLIVGIIYERRHTRLISEFGGLAKVVPVFTLCFMVVTLSSVGLPGTNGFVGEFLILLGAFKAHKVLTVVAALGVIFAAVYMLWMFQRVMYGKVTNDENLRLTDMNAREVAYMLPLLLFVFWIGVYPQPFLRRMDASVNAFVARVEAKKQAALAGSPPGETLLVRYFDAGK
- a CDS encoding NADH-quinone oxidoreductase subunit L, translated to MMVVAVVGAATAIFSATIGICQNDIKRVLAYSTVSQLGYMFLACGVGAFTAGIFHLMTHAFFKALLFLGSGSVIHALSGEQDMRKMGGLKKYIPVTYATMFVATLAIAGIPGLSGFFSKDEILWQSFSSSHGSPVLWAAAAVAAGITAFYMFRLVFLTFYGGSRMDPEVEKHVHESPWTMTVPLSILAVLSVAGGWIGIPAVLGGSNYFEHWLAPVFHPAAAAGAHGAAAGAAHGAEGAAHHPAALEIGLMGLSVAIALCGIGLAYFLYRVRTEKPAEIMKSWPNLHKLVYNKYYVDEFYEWAVVQRIVNGSVWLWEMFDALFIDGIVNGVADLTRAAGGRVRRIQAGVVGGYAFSLLLGAVLIVGYILFRSLGS